From Columba livia isolate bColLiv1 breed racing homer chromosome 5, bColLiv1.pat.W.v2, whole genome shotgun sequence, one genomic window encodes:
- the SPINT1 gene encoding kunitz-type protease inhibitor 1: MAKESPGPWFVFWVSLALVVDFGEGNKEKPFGEMCLEDFTAGVPDLVLDTDASVQNGATFLSSPMVHRSRDCMRACCKDSACNLALVELVPGTEEDHIQGCFLLNCLYEQAFVCRFARKIGFLNFLRKDVYDSYLAMQNHGSSDDHPPIARTGMDMRVQPGEPVILRGTESTDDRGIVSYEWKQVLGDPSVEMKKHEEDQVEISNLQVGTYVFQLTVTDTAQQQDFTNITIMVLNSEQTEEHCLTPKKVGWCRGSFPRWFYNPSLQKCEEFIFGGCKPNKNNYLREEECTLTCKNVRGTVGGRQRPVCNGKCQPPFFRCKDGCCIDAYLECDETLDCADGSDEMYCEQYAREFNRLQKINVTRKQGHCVDLPDTGQCTESIPRWYYNPFSEKCDPFTYGGCGGNNNNFEEEEECMKSCAGVTKADAIGRRWESFESQSAILGAFEVVIAVLLGISIMVVLAIIGYFFLKNRKRNSRRRQPTTATNSTLSTTEDTEHLFYSSTTKPV, encoded by the exons ATGGCCAAAGAGAGTCCGGGTCCATGGTTTGTGTTCTGGGTCTCCTTGGCGCTGGTGGTGGACTTTGGTgaaggaaacaaggaaaaacccTTCGGTGAAATGTGCCTGGAAGACTTTACAGCAGGGGTGCCAGATTTGGTGCTGGATACAGACGCCTCTGTCCAGAATGGAGCCACCTTCTTGTCGTCCCCCATGGTCCATCGGAGCAGGGACTGCATGAGAGCCTGCTGTAAGGACTCTGCTTGTAACCTGGCTCTTGTGGAGCTGgtcccaggcacagaggaagACCACATCCAGGGCTGCTTTCTCCTCAACTGCCTCTATGAGCAGGCTTTTGTCTGCAGGTTTGCCAGGAAGATCGGCTTTCTCAACTTCTTGAGGAAGGACGTGTACGATTCCTACCTGGCAATGCAGAATCATGGATCTAGTG ATGACCATCCTCCAATAGCCCGCACTGGCATGGACATGAGGGTACAGCCAGGGGAGCCAGTGattctgagagggacagagagcaCAGATGATCGAGGGATAGTCAGCTACGAATGGAAACAAGTCCTCGGCGACCCCTCCGTGGAGATGAAG AAGCATGAAGAAGACCAGGTAGAAATCTCCAACCTACAGGTGGGGACTTACGTCTTCCAGCTTACTGTCACGGACACCGCACAACAGCAAGACTTCACCAACATCACCATCATGGTGCTGAATTCTGAGCAGACTGAAG AGCATTGCTTGACTCCTAAGAAGGTGGGTTGGTGTCGGGGATCTTTTCCACGTTGGTTTTACAACCCAAGCCTTCAGAAGTGTGAGGAGTTCATTTTTGGTGGCTGCAAGCCCAACAAGAATAACTACTTACGGGAGGAAGAGTGTACACTCACCTGCAAGAATGTCAGAG GTACTGTTGGTGGGCGACAACGGCCAG TGTGCAATGGGAAATGTCAGCCACCCTTCTTCAGATGCAAGGATGGCTGCTGTATTGATGCCTACCTGGAGTGTGATGAAACTCTCGACTGTGCTGATGGATCGGATGAGATGTATTGTGAACAAT ATGCTCGTGAGTTCAATAGACTGCAGAAAATCAATGTAACACGTAAGCAAG GTCACTGTGTGGACTTGCCTGATACTGGACAGTGCACCGAGAGCATCCCCCGCTGGTACTATAACCCATTCTCTGAGAAATGTGACCCCTTCACCTACGGGGGCTGTGgtggcaacaacaacaactttgaagaagaggaagagtgCATGAAATCATGTGCAGGCGTCACAA AAGCAGATGCCATTGGCCGGAGATGGGAATCATTTGAGTCCCAAAGTGCTATCTTAG GTGCCTTTGAGGTAGTGATTGCTGTGCTCCTCGGGATCTCCATCATGGTGGTCCTGGCTATCATTGGCTACTTCTTcctgaagaacagaaagaggaaCAGCCGCCGCCGTCAGCCAACCACTGCTACCAACTCAACCCTCTCCACCACGGAGGACACTGAGCATCTGTTCTACAGCAGTACCACCAAACCAGTCTGA